A single region of the Brachypodium distachyon strain Bd21 chromosome 3, Brachypodium_distachyon_v3.0, whole genome shotgun sequence genome encodes:
- the LOC100837802 gene encoding patatin-like protein 2 → MTELSQACCFFLQKFQTSLYNKLLPSESFATSCCSLCIAWFVLSNSKMASTSSAEGAALNSSDKVKLITVLSIDGGGVRGIIPATVLAFLEEELKKLDGPDSRIADYFDVVAGTSTGGLLTTMLTAPKNGRPLFDAKDLAQFYIDESPKIFPQKNGFFSKIGTALKMVGAPKYDGKYLHSLLRKYLGETRLDATLTNVVIPTFDISYLQPTIFSSFELKHQPAKNALLSDITISTAAAPTFFPAHYFETKDGKGETRAFNLVDGGLAANNPTLCAMSQVSQNIILGNGDFFPQKPVDYGKFMVISLGCGLNPKEKYSAKDAAKWGLLNWIIKDGTVPIVDMFNAASADMVDIHLSVLFGALRSSHHYLRIQYDQLSGSAGSIDDCSKENMDRLVEIGEELLRKNVSRVDLETGRNVEMPGEGTNAQQLTKFAKLLSDERRRRKEMPQIN, encoded by the exons ATGACAGAG TTGAGTCAGGCTTGTTGCTTCTTCCTTCAGAAGTTTCAGACATCTCTATATAACAAGCTTCTTCCCTCTGAATCCTTTGCCACATCCTGTTGTTCACTTTGCATAGCTTGGTTCGTGTTATCAAACTCAAAAATGGCGAGTACTAGTTCCGCAGAAGGTGCAGCCCTGAATTCCTCTGACAAGGTCAAGCTGATCACCGTCCTGAGCATCGATGGTGGTGGCGTCAGAGGGATCATCCCAGCCACCGTCCTCGCTTTCCTTGAAGAGGAACTCAAG AAACTGGATGGGCCGGATTCTAGGATCGCAGACTACTTTGATGTCGTCGCTGGCACGAGCACCGGTGGCCTCCTGACAACGATGCTCACAGCACCAAAGAATGGGCGGCCACTGTTCGATGCCAAGGATTTGGCCCAGTTCTACATCGATGAGTCGCCCAAAATCTTCCCACAGAA GAATGGGTTTTTCTCTAAGATCGGCACAGCCCTTAAGATGGTTGGCGCGCCCAAGTACGATGGCAAGTACCTTCATTCGCTGCTCCGTAAGTACCTCGGTGAGACGAGGTTGGATGCAACTCTAACAAATGTGGTCATCCCAACCTTTGATATCTCATACCTGCAACCAACGATTTTCTCGAGCTTTGAG TTGAAGCACCAGCCGGCGAAAAACGCGCTCCTGTCGGACATAACGATCAGCACCGCAGCTGCGCCGACATTCTTCCCGGCACACTACTTTGAGACCAAAGATGGCAAAGGCGAGACCAGGGCCTTCAACCTCGTCGACGGTGGCCTCGCCGCCAACAACCCT ACGCTGTGTGCGATGAGCCAAGTGTCCCAGAACATCATCCTTGGGAACGGAGACTTCTTCCCGCAGAAGCCGGTAGACTACGGCAAGTTCATGGTCATCTCCTTGGGCTGTGGGTTGAACCCGAAAGAGAAGTACAGCGCTAAGGATGCTGCCAAGTGGGGCCTCTTGAACTGGATCATCAAGGACGGCACCGTCCCCATCGTCGACATGTTCAACGCAGCCAGCGCCGACATGGTCGACATCCACCTCTCCGTTCTCTTCGGCGCCCTGCGCTCCTCCCATCACTACCTGCGCATCCAG TATGATCAATTGAGCGGAAGCGCGGGATCGATCGACGACTGCTCGAAAGAAAACATGGATAGGCTGGTGGAGATCGGGGAGGAGCTTCTCAGGAAGAACGTGTCCCGGGTGGACCTGGAGACCGGCCGGAACGTGGAGATGCCCGGCGAGGGCACCAACGCCCAGCAGCTCACCAAGTTCGCAAAGCTGCTCTCCGACGAGCGACGCCGGCGCAAGGAAATGCCCCAGATCAACTAG
- the LOC100838316 gene encoding sodium channel modifier 1, with the protein MSVFGGDSWGRESQQRKRHLDDLMLPASASSPSASGGSFKRLSSGKFACLVCPHRPVLDSPLMLSMHNKGSRHIAIESRLREKELSRQQEINKRLALSSEASVSQYGNQHPGVRPSDMKEKPLIEQTRRAILEAQSNRSNNFSATKESRDLVRMENSLYPYFRVAPSRVSLEKWTGNTGPAESKSSEGGPSNGNKKPSKVEFDSDEDDPNICIKDNQAPERLVLIYGLSQHD; encoded by the exons ATGAGCGTGTTCGGCGGCGACAGCTGGGGGCGTGAATCGCAGCAGCGCAAGCGCCACCTCGACGACCTTATGCTCCctgcctcggcctcctccccgTCCGCCTCCGGCGGTTCATTCAAGAGGCTCTCAAGTGGCAAGTTCGCCTGCCTCGTCTGCCCCCACCGCCCCGTCCTCGACTCCCCTCTCATGCTCTCC ATGCACAATAAAGGTTCACGGCACATTGCAATAGAATCTAGGCTGAGGGAGAAAGAATTGTCAAGGCAGCAagagataaacaaaagacTGGCTCTTTCTTCAGAAGCTTCTGTTTCGCAGTATGGTAATCAACATCCTGGTGTTAGGCCTAGTGATATGAAGGAAAAACCATTAATTGAGCAGACTCGAAGGGCTATTTTGGAAGCACAATCAAACAGATCCAACAATTTCAGTGCCACCAAGGAATCTCGTGATCTCGTGAGGATGGAAAATTCTTTGTACCCTTATTTCCGAGTTGCTCCTTCCCGTGTCTCGTTGGAAAAATGGACTGGAAATACTGGGCCTGCTGAATCTAAAAGCAGTGAAGGAGGACCCTCTAATGGCAATAAAAAACCAAGCAAG GTTGAATTTGACTCCGATGAAGATGATCCTAACATCTGT ATCAAAGACAATCAAGCCCCTGAAAGACTGGTGCTCATCTATGGCCTCAGCCAGCATGATTGA
- the LOC100838613 gene encoding protein transport protein sec31 — MDPSPSEAARRSAERWMGVAEKLLMARDVEGCKQFVSQALADDPRAPGADDLAAAADVLLAAQRRRLPSGFPDPYAVLGLDSALPASRDPDVVHSHYRRLSLLLNRSHPDRPCSLAFSDAARLVADAWAFLSDPLRKASLDSDINAAANAAAAAKAAAARPPTPSPEKPQPQSDPPPPPQAASSPPARQPRQPATASPPSKRGRPPRAAKPQPPPEREQEAEPPHARTFWTACPSCCHVHQYDHSYEGRTVLCPSCRRPFFAAAMPTPPPIVPGTDMYFCSWGFFPMGFPGGPAFPGPVNSPTQQAPAALGFYPMGPYLPLPGQGGVVEANVAGGASNGTATSATVTAPLPATAASLPVKSTDLKVGARKRGRPKGSKNKNAVIEIN; from the coding sequence ATGGATCCGTCTCCGTCCGaagcggcgcggcgctccgcCGAGCGGTGGATGGGCGTGGCGGAGAAGCTCCTGATGGCGCGCGACGTCGAGGGCTGCAAGCAGTTCGTCTCGCAGGCCCTCGCCGACGACCCGCGcgcccccggcgccgacgacctggccgccgccgccgacgtcctcctcgccgcccagcGCCGGCGCCTTCCCTCCGGATTCCCCGACCCTTACGCCGTCCTCGGCCTCGACTCCGCGCTCCCCGCCTCCCGCGACCCCGACGTCGTCCACTCCCACTACCGCCGCCTCTCCTTGCTCCTCAACCGCTCCCACCCCGACCGCCCCTGCTCGCTCGCCTTCTccgacgccgcccgcctcgtcgccgacgCCTGGGCCTTTCTCTCGGATCCTCTCCGCAAAGCCTCCCTCGACTCCGACATCAATGCCGCCGCTAACGCGGCTGCAGCCGCGAAAGCCGCTGCCGCTCGCCCGCCCACGCCCTCTCCAGAGAAGCCGCAGCCTCAGTCGGAtccaccaccgcctccacaAGCAGCCTCGTCACCGCCTGCTCGCCAGCCACGGCAGCCGGCTACGGCATCGCCGCCGTCAAAGCGCGGTCGGCCGCCTCGCGCCGCCAAgccacagccgccgccggagagggAGCAGGAGGCGGAGCCGCCGCATGCGCGGACATTCTGGACGGCCTGCCCGTCCTGCTGCCACGTGCACCAGTACGACCACTCCTACGAGGGACGCACGGTGCTTTGCCCAAGCTGCAGGCGGCCGTTCTTTGCGGCGGCAATGCCTACACCGCCGCCCATCGTGCCAGGCACCGACATGTACTTTTGCTCATGGGGGTTCTTCCCCATGGGGTTCCCCGGAGGCCCTGCGTTCCCAGGACCAGTCAATTCCCCGACACAGCAGGCGCCAGCCGCTCTGGGATTTTATCCAATGGGGCCATACTTGCCGCTACCAGGTCAAGGTGGCGTTGTGGAAGCCAATGTGGCTGGTGGCGCCAGCAATGGCACTGCCACCAGTGCCACAGTGACAGCGCCACTGCCGGCAACAGCAGCATCATTGCCAGTAAAATCCACGGATTTAAAGGTTGGGGCAAGGAAGCGAGGGCGGCCGAAAGGCAGCAAGAACAAGAATGCGGTGATTGAGATCAATTAG